The following proteins are co-located in the Megalobrama amblycephala isolate DHTTF-2021 linkage group LG12, ASM1881202v1, whole genome shotgun sequence genome:
- the si:dkey-6n6.1 gene encoding extracellular matrix protein 2, which produces MRFEYDNPFLPGRSSQCLVNGISLFEGAVWSPEPCSVCQCKGGAASCRTIPCPARASPTLKSVASKTSPASVGKTSLKNRLTGNGKPPVGTEVLEVKPKKNKVVITLAKEPPSNVPKKQVKKNQEVSLNPGKPPKTPVIPTGPQFMRPIHFDNDDHDDDDYLEDDSDSDDDDDNNSSISVFRSAVRPVAIDRRVMPPTFKPAAPRAEPAFALPTRRSVILPAGRPLPAPSGRPVDRDIGRPVFRTSVHMESLPAGCLLSESLIACGNTRLTQMPIIRDPGVRSLFLADNKISKIPAHALAGLPNLEWLDLSKNKLDDFSLGPNVFQNLTKLRRLNLDGNNFTKVPALPPSLVELKINDNKLSGLTPHSFKGLSQLLTLELEDNYFHDGNVSPLAFKPLKRLIYLRLDDNKFRAIPSGLPASVQELHLSDNKIEVVHSGLLNKTTNLRVLDLSQNRIREDRIHPRAWIHLLKLEYLDLSHNKLVHVPSFLPVGLRQLILHHNQIERIPGYVFGHLRPGLDSLQLSYNRLREDGINEVSFMGLYNSLTELLLDHNQLRSIPRGILQLKTLQHLRLNHNYISYITMNSLCDTSAREDSLLVSVHLEYNLIDRRLIPPTAFSCIKTYQSVLLRPQRYEEHQK; this is translated from the exons GGCGTAGCAGCCAGTGCTTGGTGAATGGGATTTCTCTGTTTGAGGGGGCTGTCTGGTCTCCAGAGCCGTGCAGTGTGTGCCAGTGTAAAGGTGGAGCAGCGAGCTGCCGAACCATCCCCTGCCCGGCCAGAG CTTCACCCACCCTGAAGTCTGTGGCCAGTAAGACCAGTCCAGCATCTGTGGGGAAAACAAGCTTGAAAAACAGACTGACAGGAAATGGAAAACCACCTGTGGGGACAGAGGTTCTGGAGGTGAAGCCAAAGAAGAACAAGGTGGTGATCACCCTAGCGAAAGAA CCACCCTCAAATGTCCCTAAGAAGCAAGTAAAGAAAAACCAGGAGGTGAGTCTGAATCCTGGAAAACCACCTAAGACCCCTGTAATACCCACAGGACCTCAGTTTATGAGACCTATCCATTTTGATAATGACGACCACGATGATGACGACTATCTAGAGGACGACAGTGACAGCGATGATGATGACGATAATAACAGCAGTATTTCAGTGTTCAGATCTGCTGTTCGTCCTGTAGCAATTGATAGACGAGTAATGCCACCCACATTTAAACCGGCTGCACCACGAGCAGAACCGGCATTTGCTCTTCCGACAAGAAGATCTGTGATCCTGCCTGCTGGAAGGCCACTGCCAGCCCCCAGTGGGCGACCGGTGGATCGAGATATTGGCCGTCCAGTCTTCCGCACCTCTGTTCATATGGAGTCTCTTCCAGCTGGCTGCTTGCTTTCAGAGTCTCTTATTGCTTGTGGAAACACTCGCCTTACCCAAATGCCCATCATCAGAGATCCAGGGGTCAGAAGTCTCTTTCTAGCAG ATAACAAAATCAGCAAGATCCCAGCACATGCTCTAGCAGGTCTTCCCAACTTGGAGTGGCTGGACCTCAGCAAGAACAAGCTGGATGATTTCTCTTTGGGACCGAATGTGTTTCAG AACTTGACGAAGCTCAGGAGGTTGAACCTTGATGGAAACAACTTCACTAAAGTGCCGGCTCTCCCTCCCTCACTGGTGGAGCTGAAGATCAACGATAATAAACTCAGTGGTCTCACTCCCCACAGCTTTAAGG GTCTGTCACAGCTGCTGACACTGGAGTTAGAGGATAATTATTTCCATGATGGAAATGTCTCTCCTCTGGCCTTCAAACCTCTGAAGAGGCTGATTTACCTCAGGCTAGATGACAATAAGTTCAGAGCTATTCCCTCTGGTCTGCCTGCTTCAGTACAG GAGCTGCATCTGTCTGACAACAAGATAGAGGTGGTACATTCAGGGCTCCTCAACAAAACCACCAATCTAAGAGTCCTGGACCTCAGCCAAAACCGAATCCGAGAAGACCGCATTCATCCAAGAGCGTGGATACACTTGCT AAAACTGGAGTATTTGGACCTTTCCCACAATAAGCTGGTTCACGTTCCTTCTTTCTTGCCGGTTGGTCTGCGTCAACTCATCCTGCATCATAACCAAATTGAGCGCATTCCTGGCTATGTGTTTGGCCACCTGCGGCCTGGTCTGGACTCGCTACAGCTGTCTTACAACCGTCTGCGTGAAGACGGGATAAATGAAGTGTCCTTCATGGGTCTGTACAACTCACTGACCGAACTTCTGTTGGACCATAATCAGCTCAGATCAATCCCACGAGGCATCCTTCAGTTAAAGACTCTGCAGCACCTGAGACTGAACCACAACTACATCAG CTACATCACTATGAACTCATTGTGTGACACTTCGGCCCGTGAGGACTCCCTGCTGGTGTCTGTTCACCTGGAGTACAACCTGATCGACCGCCGCCTCATTCCACCCACAGCCTTCTCCTGCATCAAAACCTACCAGAGCGTCCTCCTGCGGCCCCAGAGATATGAAGAGCACCAGAAATGA